AATGTcatacaacaataattttaaccacttagtgatttaaataaaaactttgaccattttgtaactttttaaaattaaatgactaaaacatgaacttactaataatttaatgactttgGATAAAATTTACCCtttaatttatttgaaaaaaacacttatacaatatattacttaaaattaactataaaatataattaaacaatttgatagaatttaaatgattattatttaaatatttcacattatttataataaattgaaaatatatgtaacactttattttatcatttttactttctttttaggGATtgttaaaattgtataaaaattaaataacttaAAACTATACAACATTAGCATCATTTTAAGGATTCAATTTAAAGAAAAAACAATCATTTAAAAATCTGTctatcataaaataataatagtaataataacctCTCGAATGAAAAAAAGTCTAAACTCATACACAAGGTAACAACACAACCAAATAAGGAAAATGTAACACCTTAAACTCAATACAATCGTCAAGTCCGAGTCATGAGATGCCATATTCGTTACCAGAGTAACTATAATCACAAATTTCAATCAATTCCACAATTTATACCAACTGATAAGATCATTTCACCCTTATAACCCATTATATATTCTAATTTggagtttatacgagcttacgaaaACTCTTTTGTTAACTCGAGGCCATTCAAGAACCACAATGTAAAGTTTTCAAAGTTTATCGAGTTGACATCGCGACCATGGAAGGCTCACATAGCGACATCAACGGCAGATGCTTGGCGTCATGACTTCAATAATGCAGTGTTGCGACTTCAAATACAGTAGATTGACATCGCAACTTCAAGAAAGTGCAAGTGTTTTTCACTGGTTTCTCTCGCAACAGATTTTTTCCTAACCGGAACAACAATGCTAAACTAAGCTTCAGTGTCGAGTGGACTGTAATATATTTTTAGCAGATTCCAAGACACGTATAATATCAGCTTCCCCAAGACTGATTTCAAGTCTAGTGAAGAACCTCAAGTCCGCCATGCTAAACTCAGCTTCAGTGTCGAGTGGACTGTAATATAGTTTTAGCAGATTCCAAGACGCGTGTAATATCAGGTTCCCCTAGACTGATTTCAAGGCTAGTGAAGAACCTCAAGTCCACCATGTTCGATGTTGAATTAACTTTTATTTCAATGTTTCCATCTGCCGGAGGTATCTTGGAGTTATCTTCAGTTGACATTGATGAATACCTGCAAAATAGGTAAGGGAGCTTAAAGACTTTAAGCAATCACTTGTTTACAAACTTCATTTGAAATATTATGAGAATTCTCACACTTGCAGTCCCATACGAGCAATCCCTCGAGAAACAGCCTGCAAGCAAACTCAGATAAGTAAACAAATCATTTGTAGCAAAGCAAAAAAGAGAACCCATATTTGATATAACAGATGTAGTAGCCATAGGAAATGTTGAGAAGTAATATATGAGTAGATGGAAACAGAAATTAATGGAGATCTCACTTTCTTTAGAGAGTTTATTTGCCGGGTTTAGGCAATAGCACTTCCAAATTACAACTAAACCTCACCTAATGAGTTATGCAATTAGCAATATTAAACAACTCCTCAATCTCTTTTTCTTGCTAACGAATTTGTTGAATGAACATTAACTATTGAAAGTTGCTATTAAAGGAAACAACCAAAGGATGGGACTCCCTTTCAGATACCTGTAGCTGCAACATTTGTGATGACACTGCGGCACTGGAAATTGGGTCCTGTGAAATGCTTAATCGGCCATAAGTATTGCTATTGGACTCAGTCTTGTTCAAGAACCAAGTGGCAATCCCAGCAGCTATGGCCTCGGTACCTGGCTCTCTGTGGTTCAAAGTTCCTTCCGCCATTGTAACATTGCCAACAGCTTCAACTAGGGTTCCTCTGTATCAACACTTTCAACATCAGGGGAACAGTATTGAAGGGAAAATGAATGAGCATTAACATGGATTTTCATTTCACCCACCTGCGGTTTTCAAGACTCAGAGTAAACTGGCGACAACCGTTTTCGGCATTGCAACCCCTTGTCGGGTCATTAACAGGTGGAGGGTGTGTCGAAGGAGCATTATTCCTCCTCCCAATTGTGCCATACTGTAAAGTTGGGGTTTTGGAAGCCCCTTGTACTGGTTGAATCAGCAGCAGCAAGCAG
The Gossypium arboreum isolate Shixiya-1 chromosome 10, ASM2569848v2, whole genome shotgun sequence genome window above contains:
- the LOC108487063 gene encoding uncharacterized protein LOC108487063, with amino-acid sequence MLISKFNAIQSNTLSQLHKSGLALPKKLKKGDKLTKAILAFALPCLLLLIQPVQGASKTPTLQYGTIGRRNNAPSTHPPPVNDPTRGCNAENGCRQFTLSLENRRGTLVEAVGNVTMAEGTLNHREPGTEAIAAGIATWFLNKTESNSNTYGRLSISQDPISSAAVSSQMLQLQAVSRGIARMGLQVYSSMSTEDNSKIPPADGNIEIKVNSTSNMVDLRFFTSLEISLGEPDITRVLESAKTILQSTRH